In a single window of the Deinococcus aetherius genome:
- a CDS encoding S49 family peptidase — protein sequence MAPLNIPFLSKAAEQLPKGLNRPTWVILDLSGPYPARQPANPIQALLNREETLEALEARVERLRDADWLHGVLVRISEFTAAPATAHAVRGILGRLAEDKRVVAYLPQLTMTALIAASGAREIVAPESADVMVPGFAVEPTFLGAFLKKHGIEFENLRIREYKAALTRFSQEAMDDANREQLSAFLAGLETAWARDLAAARGVSEDTARAWLTGDLTSAHAALEAGLITKVAYEDELVGPGTRPLAAVLDLLLPSGRGGAKGGRVAVVPVVGTIVTGKSRNNSLPLPLLGGPMAGSDTVVAALKRAKKDDKTKAIVLYVDSGGGSALASDLIWREVATSEKPVVAVMGEYAASGGYYVLTHAKRVIASPYTLTGSIGVVSGKPVLREFNARQGFRPEPVGRERALMSSSSRPYSEDERALVERGIGEVYDRFVSRVAEGRNLTPQRVNELGRGRIWSGLDALNLGLVDELGDLRTGIERARELAGLSEDAPAWNVTPAKTGPFPEFVREAARAVSVEVWPFGRERVLTWLDTEVKVR from the coding sequence ATGGCTCCCCTGAACATCCCCTTCCTATCCAAGGCCGCCGAGCAGCTTCCCAAGGGGCTGAACCGCCCGACCTGGGTGATCCTCGACCTCAGCGGCCCCTACCCTGCCCGGCAGCCCGCCAACCCCATCCAGGCGCTGCTGAACCGCGAGGAGACGCTGGAGGCGCTGGAGGCGCGCGTCGAGCGGTTGCGCGACGCCGACTGGCTGCACGGGGTCCTCGTGCGCATCTCGGAGTTCACGGCCGCCCCGGCGACGGCGCACGCGGTCCGGGGCATCCTCGGGCGGCTGGCCGAGGACAAGCGGGTGGTCGCCTACCTGCCGCAGCTCACGATGACGGCCCTGATCGCGGCGAGCGGGGCGCGTGAGATCGTGGCCCCCGAGTCGGCGGACGTGATGGTGCCGGGCTTCGCGGTGGAGCCGACCTTCCTGGGGGCCTTCCTCAAGAAGCACGGCATCGAGTTCGAGAACCTGCGCATCCGCGAGTACAAGGCCGCACTCACCCGCTTCTCGCAGGAGGCGATGGACGACGCCAACCGCGAGCAGCTCTCGGCCTTCCTCGCCGGGCTGGAGACGGCCTGGGCGCGCGACCTCGCCGCCGCGCGGGGGGTGAGCGAGGACACGGCCCGCGCCTGGCTGACGGGCGACCTCACGAGCGCCCACGCCGCGCTGGAGGCGGGCCTGATCACGAAAGTCGCCTACGAGGACGAACTCGTGGGCCCCGGCACCCGGCCGCTGGCGGCGGTGCTCGACCTCCTGCTGCCGTCGGGTCGCGGGGGGGCGAAGGGCGGGCGGGTGGCCGTCGTTCCCGTGGTCGGCACCATCGTCACCGGCAAGAGCCGCAACAACTCGCTGCCCCTGCCGCTCCTGGGCGGGCCGATGGCGGGGTCGGACACCGTGGTCGCGGCCCTCAAGCGGGCGAAGAAGGACGACAAGACGAAGGCCATCGTCCTGTACGTGGACAGCGGGGGCGGCTCGGCGCTCGCTTCGGACCTGATCTGGCGGGAGGTCGCCACCTCGGAAAAGCCCGTCGTCGCGGTGATGGGTGAGTACGCGGCGAGCGGCGGGTACTACGTCCTCACGCACGCGAAACGGGTGATCGCCAGCCCGTACACGCTGACGGGCAGCATCGGCGTGGTGAGCGGCAAGCCCGTCCTTCGCGAGTTCAACGCCCGCCAGGGCTTCCGACCCGAGCCCGTGGGCCGCGAGCGCGCCCTGATGTCCAGTTCCTCGCGCCCCTACAGCGAGGACGAGCGTGCCCTCGTCGAGCGCGGCATCGGCGAGGTCTACGACCGCTTCGTGAGCCGGGTGGCCGAGGGGCGCAACCTCACCCCGCAGCGGGTGAACGAACTCGGCCGGGGCCGCATCTGGAGCGGCCTGGACGCCCTGAACCTCGGCCTGGTGGACGAGCTGGGGGACCTCCGCACCGGCATCGAGCGGGCGCGGGAACTCGCGGGCCTCTCCGAGGACGCCCCCGCCTGGAACGTCACCCCCGCCAAGACGGGCCCCTTCCCCGAGTTCGTCCGCGAGGCCGCCCGCGCGGTGAGCGTGGAGGTGTGGCCCTTCGGGCGCGAGCGGGTGCTGACGTGGCTCGACACGGAGGTCAAGGTCAGGTAG
- a CDS encoding group III truncated hemoglobin has translation MTRGPLLTTAPLPGWQDVGAATPDALSGAAGLLVPHDGEPVADVRNRPDRWGLLTLVSGALRRGVPVLAWGTGAALVGRALGARVRVDAPGDTALPLASEWAEPPRGAAVERWQGEVPLLWRVGGVTAWAGVTLPEEVRGEFLTGLSQAAPRSPGSPLEEVGGEEVLRAFLADFYTRARADDLLGPVFVAHVGDWEAHLGRVTAFWVTMLGGGAAWHGNLNGVHAGLGVRDLHLERWLALFGEAARAHLTPGAAALLTSRAEAMGARLGGRRNPPHAGGVP, from the coding sequence GTGACACGCGGCCCGCTGCTCACCACCGCTCCCCTGCCCGGGTGGCAGGACGTGGGGGCGGCCACCCCGGACGCCCTTTCCGGGGCGGCGGGGCTCCTCGTGCCCCATGACGGCGAGCCCGTGGCGGACGTGCGGAATCGGCCCGACCGCTGGGGGCTGCTGACCCTGGTGTCGGGGGCCCTGCGGCGGGGCGTGCCGGTCCTGGCCTGGGGCACGGGCGCGGCGCTCGTCGGGCGGGCGCTGGGGGCGCGGGTGAGGGTGGATGCTCCCGGCGACACGGCCCTTCCCCTGGCCTCCGAGTGGGCCGAGCCTCCCCGGGGCGCCGCCGTGGAGCGGTGGCAGGGCGAGGTCCCGCTGCTCTGGCGGGTGGGAGGCGTGACCGCCTGGGCCGGGGTCACGCTGCCGGAGGAGGTGCGGGGCGAGTTTCTGACGGGGCTGAGTCAGGCCGCGCCACGCTCGCCCGGGTCGCCGCTGGAGGAGGTCGGCGGGGAGGAGGTGCTGCGGGCCTTCCTCGCCGATTTCTACACCCGGGCGCGGGCGGACGACCTCCTGGGCCCCGTCTTCGTGGCGCACGTCGGGGACTGGGAGGCCCACCTGGGGCGCGTGACGGCCTTCTGGGTGACGATGCTGGGGGGAGGGGCGGCATGGCACGGCAACCTGAACGGGGTCCACGCGGGGCTGGGTGTCCGTGACCTCCACCTCGAACGCTGGCTGGCCCTCTTCGGGGAGGCGGCGCGGGCGCACCTCACCCCGGGGGCGGCGGCCCTCCTGACCTCGCGGGCGGAGGCGATGGGGGCGCGTTTAGGCGGGCGGCGGAACCCTCCTCATGCCGGGGGCGTACCGTAG
- a CDS encoding helical backbone metal receptor — protein sequence MRLASLTASNSDILAALGVAGRVVAVDHHSDAPGLDGAARVGPDLNIDVEAVRAARPDLVLASLSVPGMERVVVGVRAAGLPTLVLDPVSVPDTLHDIREIGVAVGLPERGEALAARLETELRALARPFLRPPRVLVEWWPRPIIAATRDSWVTDLLGTLGAANALADRPGRSSPLTLEEVRAARPDLIVCSWCGARRLRPEVIEARGLGVPVVCVPESGLGRPGPRLIEGAGLVAAALAGLRLS from the coding sequence ATGCGCCTCGCCTCCCTGACCGCCAGCAACTCGGACATCCTCGCCGCGCTGGGGGTGGCGGGCCGGGTGGTGGCGGTGGATCACCACAGCGACGCTCCCGGGCTGGATGGTGCCGCGCGCGTGGGCCCCGACCTGAATATCGACGTGGAGGCGGTGCGGGCGGCGCGACCCGACCTCGTGCTGGCGAGCCTGAGCGTGCCGGGCATGGAGCGGGTGGTGGTCGGGGTGCGCGCGGCGGGCCTGCCCACCCTGGTCCTCGACCCGGTGAGCGTCCCCGACACCCTGCACGACATCCGCGAGATCGGCGTGGCGGTCGGCCTCCCGGAGAGGGGAGAGGCGCTCGCGGCCCGGCTGGAGACCGAGTTGCGTGCCCTCGCCCGTCCCTTCCTGCGCCCGCCGCGCGTGCTCGTCGAGTGGTGGCCCCGGCCCATCATCGCGGCGACGCGCGACTCGTGGGTCACCGACCTGCTGGGGACGCTGGGGGCCGCGAACGCCCTCGCCGACCGTCCGGGCCGCAGTTCCCCCCTCACCCTGGAGGAGGTCCGGGCCGCCCGCCCCGACCTGATCGTGTGCTCGTGGTGCGGGGCCAGAAGGCTGCGGCCCGAGGTGATCGAGGCGCGCGGCCTGGGCGTGCCCGTCGTCTGCGTGCCCGAGAGCGGCCTGGGCCGCCCGGGTCCCCGTTTGATCGAGGGGGCGGGTTTGGTTGCGGCGGCGCTGGCGGGCCTTCGCCTGAGCTAA
- a CDS encoding c-type cytochrome, whose product MKNTFAVTMTLLLALTLGGSIAGYRIATTPHHEEGVGAAGKPTEGGDPTTGKVVSEEAPSPREAATGAAGPAGAQGDVMQDQAGGTLSGENGAVAAEGSESNTGTQTGEAQEGDARDGGAGEAQEASPGEGGAVSPGGNAESGSSPGVSEDQAPAAGISPEDGQGTGADAPSPTANRSDETTQLGQTGASNVERGMAADPATGNAKAAEVANAITGNTADGQAKFVSTCGGCHGQNGQGGIGPSLIAGEGPKSWKLEQFEAAVRQGHAPDRDLGAVMPRFTEEQLSDEDVLNIYTYLRSVN is encoded by the coding sequence ATGAAGAACACCTTCGCCGTCACCATGACGCTGCTGCTGGCGCTCACGCTGGGCGGCTCGATTGCCGGGTACCGCATCGCCACGACGCCCCACCACGAGGAGGGGGTCGGGGCCGCCGGGAAGCCCACCGAGGGCGGGGACCCCACCACCGGGAAGGTCGTGAGCGAGGAGGCGCCGTCGCCGCGCGAGGCCGCCACGGGGGCGGCGGGCCCGGCGGGCGCGCAGGGCGACGTGATGCAGGACCAGGCGGGGGGCACCCTGTCGGGCGAGAACGGGGCGGTCGCCGCCGAGGGCAGCGAGTCGAACACCGGCACCCAGACGGGCGAGGCCCAGGAGGGCGACGCGCGGGACGGCGGCGCCGGGGAGGCGCAGGAGGCGAGCCCCGGAGAGGGCGGCGCCGTGTCCCCGGGCGGCAACGCCGAGAGCGGCTCGAGCCCGGGCGTCTCCGAGGATCAGGCCCCGGCCGCCGGAATCAGCCCGGAGGACGGTCAGGGGACGGGTGCCGACGCGCCCTCGCCGACAGCCAACCGGAGCGACGAGACCACCCAGCTCGGACAGACGGGGGCCTCCAACGTCGAGCGCGGCATGGCCGCCGACCCCGCCACGGGCAACGCCAAGGCCGCCGAGGTCGCCAACGCGATCACGGGCAACACCGCCGACGGTCAGGCGAAGTTCGTCTCCACCTGCGGAGGCTGCCACGGCCAGAACGGTCAGGGCGGCATCGGCCCCAGCCTGATCGCGGGGGAAGGCCCCAAGAGCTGGAAGCTGGAGCAGTTCGAGGCCGCCGTGCGCCAGGGCCACGCCCCCGACCGCGACCTCGGCGCCGTCATGCCCCGCTTCACCGAGGAGCAGCTCAGCGACGAGGACGTGCTCAACATCTACACCTACCTCCGTTCGGTGAACTGA
- a CDS encoding MFS transporter: MFSSSRPAALPPAFHAIWAAHTVSQFGSQVTLLALPLTALLVLGANPFQMGLLTALGSLPNLLFSLPAGVWVDRWNKKRTMIGTDLARAALLLPVPLLAHFSLLRLEPLLLIAFLVGAASVFFDLASAATVPVLLGRDHLIGGNARLEASRSTASVTGPSLGGVLVQALGAPLALLLDALSFVASALLLTRIPTGSTSANSAARPRMWAEVRVGLRALLERPLLGALVRSVGLWNFFVGVGSAVHLLFLTRNLGLGPAQVGAVLTAEGVGMLCGTALVGPLQRRFPLGTVLMASGALAVLCAFGVVGVSLLPPPWRFPALLVNDFLSGLGYMVFAILTSSCRQAATPAALQGRVAATFRFVILGGLPLGALLGGVIAQGFSPSAALLTTAAGMLLAWALLFATSIPGLRQLPEA, from the coding sequence ATGTTTTCCTCCTCCCGCCCCGCCGCCCTTCCCCCGGCCTTCCACGCCATCTGGGCCGCGCACACCGTCTCCCAGTTCGGCAGTCAGGTCACCCTGCTGGCCCTTCCCCTGACGGCCCTCCTGGTCCTGGGGGCCAACCCGTTCCAGATGGGGCTGCTCACCGCGCTCGGGAGCCTGCCCAACCTGCTTTTCAGTCTCCCGGCGGGCGTGTGGGTGGACCGGTGGAACAAGAAGCGCACCATGATCGGCACCGACCTCGCGCGGGCGGCCCTGCTGCTGCCGGTTCCGCTGCTGGCGCACTTTTCCCTGCTGCGTCTGGAACCCCTGCTGCTGATCGCGTTTCTGGTCGGCGCGGCGAGCGTCTTCTTCGACCTGGCCTCCGCCGCCACCGTCCCCGTCCTCCTCGGACGTGATCACCTGATCGGGGGCAACGCCCGCCTGGAGGCGAGCCGCTCCACCGCCAGCGTCACCGGACCGTCGCTCGGGGGGGTGCTGGTCCAGGCTCTCGGCGCCCCGCTCGCCCTGCTGCTCGACGCCCTTTCCTTCGTCGCCTCCGCCCTCCTGCTCACCCGCATTCCCACCGGGAGCACTTCAGCGAACTCGGCGGCGAGGCCGAGGATGTGGGCCGAGGTCCGGGTGGGCCTCCGGGCCCTGCTGGAGCGTCCCCTCCTGGGCGCCCTCGTCCGCAGCGTGGGGCTGTGGAACTTCTTCGTGGGGGTGGGGTCGGCGGTCCACCTGCTCTTCCTGACCCGGAACCTCGGCCTCGGCCCGGCACAGGTGGGAGCCGTGCTGACGGCCGAGGGAGTGGGGATGTTGTGCGGCACGGCGCTGGTCGGTCCACTCCAGAGACGTTTCCCGCTGGGCACTGTCCTGATGGCCTCCGGCGCCCTGGCCGTCCTCTGCGCGTTCGGGGTGGTGGGCGTCTCGCTCCTGCCACCTCCGTGGCGCTTCCCCGCCCTCCTCGTGAACGACTTCCTGAGCGGGCTGGGCTACATGGTCTTCGCCATCCTGACGAGCAGTTGTCGCCAGGCCGCCACCCCGGCCGCCTTGCAGGGGCGCGTCGCCGCGACGTTCCGCTTCGTGATCCTGGGGGGCCTTCCCCTGGGCGCCCTGCTGGGGGGTGTGATCGCCCAGGGGTTCTCGCCGTCGGCGGCCCTGCTGACCACGGCGGCCGGGATGCTCCTGGCCTGGGCCCTGCTTTTCGCCACGTCCATCCCGGGGTTGCGCCAACTTCCCGAGGCGTGA
- a CDS encoding TetR/AcrR family transcriptional regulator has translation MARSVNPIQDRARRAALEKAAYLALYERGYAGVTLGDIAGHAGVSKGTLAYHFGSRAGLLAAVMRRFTRTITAVTRRALRQAVTPEAKLRAYVENQFYGVENTRRFYTVSLDFLAAATRDPALMNVQRDFQRETLALDLEVARLGGEEGAAERARLLRALVEGLSVRFLADPEPDLASYRGECLRGLRALLGWENQG, from the coding sequence ATGGCCCGCAGCGTCAACCCCATTCAGGACCGGGCCCGGCGCGCGGCGCTGGAGAAGGCGGCGTACCTCGCCCTCTACGAGCGGGGCTACGCGGGCGTGACCCTGGGCGACATCGCCGGGCACGCGGGGGTCAGCAAGGGGACACTCGCCTACCACTTCGGGAGCCGGGCCGGGCTGCTCGCGGCGGTCATGCGCAGATTTACCCGCACGATCACCGCCGTCACCCGGCGGGCCCTGCGGCAGGCGGTCACTCCGGAAGCGAAGCTGCGCGCCTACGTCGAGAACCAGTTCTACGGGGTGGAGAACACCCGGCGCTTTTACACGGTGTCCCTCGACTTTCTCGCCGCCGCCACCCGCGACCCGGCCCTCATGAATGTGCAGCGCGACTTCCAGCGCGAGACGCTGGCCCTCGACCTCGAAGTCGCGCGGCTGGGGGGGGAGGAGGGGGCGGCCGAGCGGGCCAGACTCCTGCGCGCCCTCGTCGAGGGCCTGAGCGTGCGCTTCCTCGCCGACCCCGAGCCCGACCTCGCCAGCTACCGGGGCGAGTGCCTGCGGGGCTTACGCGCCCTGCTGGGGTGGGAGAATCAGGGTTAG